Proteins co-encoded in one Flavobacteriaceae bacterium MAR_2009_75 genomic window:
- a CDS encoding LacI family transcriptional regulator: MKKNYTIKDIARIVGVSKGTVDRVIHQRGRVSQETAEKVKAVMAQFEYRPNPIAKRLKKNRVYSISIILPQADADLYWAPCYKAIEQVEKEFGHFGIKLDVCHFDPEDTETFITAGLEAIKSEPVAILMAPLFFNEAEIIIKKCREANIKVATFNNYLKQIEVDAFIGQDLQQSGRVAASLFNMLLEEKATIAILHIDEAFQNASHMQEKELGFKDYFNQHVTKNFDISVYNIKKETERSFEDTINAFLEQNTNIDGLFVTTSKAYLLANQIAKRPYKKIIIGYDLVAENITHIENQNISFLIYQDPRKQVYLSLSYLIEHFLFDNPLRKQHLLPIDIINAENYPQYLA; this comes from the coding sequence ATGAAGAAAAATTACACCATTAAGGATATTGCCCGAATCGTAGGTGTCTCGAAGGGAACTGTTGACCGTGTTATTCATCAGCGGGGAAGAGTATCGCAAGAAACAGCTGAAAAGGTCAAGGCCGTAATGGCACAATTTGAATATAGGCCAAACCCTATTGCCAAAAGACTTAAAAAAAATAGGGTTTATTCTATTTCTATAATTCTGCCTCAAGCAGATGCAGATTTATACTGGGCACCATGCTATAAGGCCATTGAACAGGTTGAAAAAGAATTTGGTCATTTTGGGATTAAGCTTGATGTGTGTCACTTTGATCCTGAAGATACAGAAACATTCATTACTGCAGGTTTAGAGGCCATAAAATCAGAACCTGTCGCAATATTAATGGCACCTCTCTTCTTTAATGAAGCTGAAATAATTATAAAAAAATGTCGTGAAGCGAACATTAAAGTCGCAACCTTCAACAATTATCTTAAGCAGATCGAGGTTGATGCCTTCATTGGTCAAGACTTACAGCAAAGCGGTAGGGTTGCCGCCAGCCTTTTTAATATGCTATTAGAAGAAAAAGCGACCATTGCAATTCTTCATATCGATGAAGCGTTTCAAAATGCGTCTCACATGCAAGAGAAAGAACTTGGCTTCAAAGATTATTTTAATCAGCATGTCACTAAAAATTTTGACATCAGTGTGTATAATATAAAAAAGGAAACTGAACGCTCCTTTGAAGATACCATCAATGCCTTTTTAGAACAGAACACCAATATTGATGGCCTATTTGTTACAACATCTAAGGCATATTTACTGGCCAATCAAATAGCTAAAAGGCCATATAAAAAAATAATAATCGGTTATGATCTGGTAGCGGAAAATATCACACACATAGAGAACCAGAATATATCTTTTTTGATTTATCAAGACCCTAGAAAACAGGTCTACCTAAGTCTATCTTATTTAATAGAACATTTTCTTTTCGACAACCCTCTTAGAAAACAGCATTTACTTCCAATAGACATTATAAACGCTGAAAACTATCCTCAATATCTAGCTTAA
- a CDS encoding UDP-glucose 4-epimerase, translating into MSKYVVTGGAGFIGSHIVEHLTTAGHEVVVIDNLRTGFKKNLGQMKVQYSNTDIRDKQKITELIDGASAVFHLAALVSVPESIEKINECNSINAVGTINILEAAKKTGNCKVVLSSSAANYGNNPRSPKIETMVPEPLTPYAITKLDGEHYLDMYRNEFEVPTTSLRYFNVFGPRQNPKSAYAAVVPIFIMNALQNKPLVIYGDGKQTRDFVYVKDVVSANILAAGQGEGVYNVALGKGTSVLELAQNIIEITNSKSAIEFLAQRPGDIKHSVAKTQRINQIGFTPKFTIEQGLKETIAFYERQLVQQTNA; encoded by the coding sequence ATGAGTAAATATGTAGTTACAGGTGGGGCAGGTTTTATAGGAAGCCATATTGTTGAGCATTTAACGACAGCGGGTCACGAAGTGGTTGTGATAGACAATTTGCGCACAGGTTTTAAAAAAAACTTAGGGCAAATGAAAGTTCAGTATAGCAATACTGATATTCGCGATAAACAAAAGATAACCGAACTAATTGACGGGGCTTCTGCTGTTTTTCACTTGGCAGCATTAGTGAGTGTGCCCGAGTCAATAGAGAAAATAAACGAGTGCAACTCAATAAATGCAGTAGGTACCATAAACATTTTAGAAGCTGCCAAGAAAACGGGTAATTGTAAAGTGGTACTGTCATCATCGGCAGCTAATTATGGAAACAATCCTAGGTCTCCCAAAATAGAGACAATGGTGCCAGAGCCTTTGACTCCTTATGCAATTACAAAGTTAGACGGGGAGCATTATCTAGATATGTATCGGAACGAGTTTGAGGTACCCACCACGTCGTTGCGGTATTTTAATGTGTTCGGCCCGCGTCAAAACCCAAAGTCTGCCTATGCGGCCGTAGTACCAATTTTTATTATGAATGCATTACAAAATAAGCCTTTGGTTATTTATGGAGATGGAAAGCAAACCAGAGACTTTGTTTATGTTAAAGATGTCGTGTCCGCAAACATATTGGCAGCCGGTCAAGGCGAAGGGGTGTATAATGTGGCCTTGGGAAAAGGGACATCGGTCTTAGAGCTGGCCCAAAATATTATTGAAATTACCAATTCTAAATCTGCTATTGAATTTTTAGCTCAAAGACCTGGGGATATCAAGCATTCTGTGGCCAAAACTCAAAGAATTAATCAAATAGGTTTTACACCGAAGTTTACAATTGAACAAGGTCTCAAAGAAACGATTGCCTTTTATGAAAGACAGTTGGTGCAGCAAACAAACGCGTAA
- a CDS encoding phosphonatase-like hydrolase, with product MHNIELAVFDMAGTVVNEDNVVYKTLQKAINENGYDLSLAYVLEHGAGKEKHQAIKDILATVGADPVQEPSEPIFENFKNLLDEAYKTLEVTTFEGVEASLANLKSQGIKIALNTGYNRKIAELLLQKMNWKQGEQYDALVTADDVTKGRPDPAMILEAMKVLDVQDSKKVIKAGDSIIDIEEGKNADCIATVGVTTGAHTEAQLNSAQPTYVLNSLKDLSIYFKG from the coding sequence ATGCATAACATTGAACTTGCTGTTTTCGATATGGCCGGTACGGTCGTAAATGAAGACAATGTGGTATACAAAACTTTACAAAAAGCTATTAATGAAAATGGGTACGACCTCAGCCTAGCCTATGTTTTAGAACATGGTGCCGGAAAAGAAAAGCACCAAGCCATAAAAGATATTTTGGCAACGGTCGGTGCCGATCCTGTACAAGAACCGTCAGAACCTATTTTCGAAAATTTTAAAAATTTACTTGACGAGGCCTATAAAACACTTGAGGTCACCACTTTTGAAGGAGTCGAAGCCAGTCTGGCCAACTTAAAATCACAGGGAATAAAAATTGCTTTAAATACGGGCTACAATCGAAAAATAGCAGAACTCTTACTTCAAAAGATGAACTGGAAGCAAGGTGAACAATACGACGCCTTGGTTACTGCTGATGATGTCACAAAAGGTAGACCCGACCCTGCTATGATTCTTGAAGCCATGAAGGTTCTCGACGTTCAAGATTCAAAAAAAGTTATTAAGGCCGGTGACTCAATTATAGATATTGAAGAGGGTAAAAATGCTGATTGTATTGCAACAGTAGGGGTGACGACAGGTGCTCACACTGAGGCTCAATTAAATTCTGCCCAACCCACTTATGTTCTCAATTCTTTAAAAGATTTATCAATTTATTTTAAAGGATAG
- a CDS encoding XRE family transcriptional regulator codes for MEDYLIGIGKRIKEIRKGGGNTISDVAGRAGVTGGLISRIENGRTIPSLPVLLKIINSLEVEVTDFFNGMPQVNGANFIVSRKEDNSVIEKEDEAVGFSYTYIFGKQLSSLGFETVLLEVAPNSKRDKVTTDAFEFKYILSGECYYDIGGEEVLLKEGDSIFFDGRIPHVPINKGSVSSKMLVLYFFI; via the coding sequence ATGGAAGATTACTTAATAGGCATAGGAAAGAGAATAAAGGAAATTCGAAAGGGCGGAGGTAATACCATTAGCGATGTAGCTGGTCGAGCCGGCGTTACCGGAGGGTTGATTTCGCGAATTGAAAACGGGCGTACCATACCCTCTTTGCCCGTGCTTTTAAAAATAATAAACTCGTTAGAGGTTGAGGTAACCGATTTTTTTAACGGAATGCCCCAAGTAAACGGAGCGAACTTTATCGTATCCAGAAAAGAGGATAATTCTGTTATTGAAAAAGAAGATGAGGCCGTCGGTTTTTCATATACCTATATTTTCGGCAAACAACTTTCTTCTCTAGGGTTCGAAACTGTTTTGCTTGAAGTGGCTCCGAACTCAAAAAGAGATAAGGTTACTACCGATGCTTTTGAGTTTAAGTATATTCTATCAGGAGAATGTTACTATGATATCGGAGGTGAAGAAGTGCTTTTGAAAGAAGGTGATTCCATTTTCTTTGATGGCAGAATTCCACACGTGCCGATTAACAAGGGGTCGGTTTCTTCGAAAATGTTAGTTCTTTATTTCTTTATTTAA
- a CDS encoding nucleotidyltransferase-like protein: MSNINKSIDGPSLVILAAGIGSRYGGLKQLDTFSPEGDTIIDFSIYDAIQAGFKKIVFVIRKNLVEEFEDTFRPKLEGKVKLDYVFQELDEVPEPYVNAKRTKPWGTGHALLLAKDVVRENFAIINADDFYGREAFEAMANALKETDSQSYDFHMVAYKLKNTVSDYGYVSRGECKVSSENFLQDVTERTHIEKKEKVIVVKNESGELQPIDPNTYVSMNFWGFTPKCFEFGWKLFVEFLENNKENIKAEFYIPTVVNEMLKSDKVEVNVLTTNEKWFGVTYKEDKVIVQNEIMKLKENEVYPKKLWE; the protein is encoded by the coding sequence ATGTCAAATATCAATAAAAGTATCGATGGACCATCTCTTGTAATTCTTGCAGCTGGAATCGGAAGTCGTTATGGCGGCCTAAAACAGTTAGATACTTTTTCACCTGAAGGAGATACCATTATAGATTTCTCTATATATGATGCCATTCAAGCCGGTTTTAAGAAAATAGTTTTTGTGATAAGAAAAAACCTGGTCGAAGAGTTTGAAGATACTTTTCGACCCAAACTAGAAGGAAAGGTGAAGCTTGACTATGTGTTTCAAGAATTAGATGAAGTGCCAGAACCTTATGTGAATGCAAAGCGAACCAAGCCATGGGGTACGGGTCACGCCTTATTACTGGCCAAAGATGTTGTCAGAGAGAACTTTGCCATTATCAATGCTGATGATTTTTATGGGCGTGAAGCATTTGAGGCTATGGCAAATGCATTAAAGGAGACGGACTCCCAATCTTATGATTTTCATATGGTGGCCTACAAGTTAAAGAATACGGTTTCTGATTACGGGTATGTTTCTAGGGGAGAGTGCAAGGTTTCTTCCGAAAATTTTCTTCAAGATGTTACAGAACGTACTCATATAGAAAAAAAGGAAAAAGTTATTGTTGTCAAAAATGAATCTGGTGAATTGCAACCGATAGACCCAAATACCTATGTATCTATGAACTTTTGGGGTTTCACACCAAAATGCTTTGAGTTTGGGTGGAAATTGTTTGTCGAGTTTCTTGAAAACAACAAAGAAAATATTAAGGCTGAATTCTATATTCCCACGGTAGTGAATGAAATGTTGAAATCTGACAAGGTCGAGGTAAATGTTTTGACTACCAATGAAAAGTGGTTCGGGGTAACATACAAAGAAGATAAGGTTATAGTGCAAAATGAGATTATGAAACTCAAGGAAAACGAAGTATACCCTAAAAAGCTATGGGAATGA
- a CDS encoding FAD dependent oxidoreductase TIGR03364: MNNSYDLIVLGGGVLGTFHAYHAINKGLKVALIEKDAQPQGATVRNFGQVVPSGMDSKWQNFGRESLAIYKEIQSQFDISVRQEGSIYLASNEEEVQLLEELKEINDSNSYSSELLTKKQCLEGYPNLREDYVKAGLFFAEEVKVEPRVMINKLHQYLKQKGLDIYTGETVLECDALRNGVQLYTSKSRLLSSSKVIICNGSEFKILYPKLFEESDLIVSKLQMMQTKVQPNYTLRSSVLTGLSIRRYEAFTECPSYAGIKAKEDPESFERRWGVHILFKQAADGSIIIGDSHEYAPAGRIDKLGFDLNMNVDNFVIEEAKKIFDLPTYEIQNRWFGMYSQCQNSDIFQHTIDEDIHIVTGIGGKGMTGSAGFAKQNINSIFNLEHA, translated from the coding sequence ATGAACAACTCATATGACCTTATCGTTCTGGGCGGTGGGGTACTCGGTACTTTTCATGCCTACCATGCCATAAACAAAGGGCTAAAGGTAGCTCTTATAGAGAAGGATGCTCAGCCGCAAGGTGCTACCGTTCGAAATTTCGGGCAGGTGGTTCCTTCAGGTATGGATAGTAAGTGGCAGAACTTCGGAAGAGAAAGTTTAGCTATCTATAAAGAGATACAATCACAATTTGATATTTCGGTAAGACAAGAAGGAAGCATCTATTTGGCTTCCAACGAAGAGGAAGTTCAACTGCTTGAAGAGTTGAAAGAAATCAATGACTCTAACTCCTACTCATCTGAACTACTGACGAAAAAACAATGTTTGGAGGGTTATCCGAATTTGAGGGAAGATTATGTAAAGGCCGGACTATTTTTTGCTGAAGAAGTAAAGGTAGAACCCCGTGTAATGATTAATAAACTGCATCAATACCTCAAACAAAAAGGTCTAGATATTTATACGGGCGAAACGGTTTTAGAATGTGATGCATTACGAAATGGGGTTCAATTATACACCTCAAAAAGCCGCCTTCTTTCGTCTTCCAAGGTTATTATTTGCAACGGGAGCGAATTCAAAATACTCTACCCAAAGTTGTTTGAAGAAAGTGACTTGATCGTATCTAAGCTTCAAATGATGCAAACTAAGGTGCAACCCAATTATACATTGCGCAGCTCGGTACTTACCGGACTGTCAATCAGGCGATATGAAGCTTTTACCGAATGCCCATCTTATGCCGGCATAAAAGCGAAGGAAGACCCCGAATCTTTCGAAAGAAGATGGGGTGTTCACATTCTATTCAAGCAAGCCGCCGACGGTTCTATAATTATAGGCGATTCTCATGAGTATGCCCCTGCCGGTAGAATCGATAAACTTGGCTTCGACCTTAATATGAATGTTGATAATTTTGTCATCGAAGAGGCCAAAAAAATATTTGACCTACCCACCTACGAAATTCAAAACCGTTGGTTCGGTATGTACTCTCAATGCCAGAATTCAGACATCTTTCAACATACCATTGACGAAGATATTCATATAGTTACCGGAATCGGTGGAAAAGGTATGACCGGTAGTGCCGGCTTTGCAAAACAAAATATAAACTCAATATTTAATTTAGAACATGCATAA
- a CDS encoding phosphotransferase family enzyme: MSKTENILAVFEAFDHQAVPKHVQEFSSGHINDTFLIDTEQSQNFVLQRINGEVFKNIPALVENKVKISKHLLSRLPEITDAEKYRRVLTFVPSMNGRYYHKDDAGQYWNLSYYIPDSNSFDTVTEKEVAYEGGKLFGDFVNQTSDFNPAHLVEVIPGFHDMNFRLKQFEKAKQKASEERLKKARTSIERIEGLKEEMLILQNLKDKGKIPVRVTHNDTKISNALFDEKNKGLCVIDTDTVMPGIVHNDFGDAIRTICNTAEEDEKDLSLVSFNVPYYKAYFKGFLEELRFSLSPLEIEHLPLGAKTIIYIMALRFLTDYLNDDVYYKTNYDDHNLNRSKNQLKLIDSFEEQYDQILEISNDIINLKEA; encoded by the coding sequence ATGAGCAAAACTGAAAACATATTGGCTGTTTTTGAGGCATTTGATCATCAAGCTGTGCCTAAGCACGTTCAAGAATTTTCAAGCGGCCACATTAATGACACATTTCTGATTGATACCGAACAGAGTCAAAATTTTGTATTGCAGCGTATCAACGGTGAGGTGTTCAAAAATATTCCGGCACTCGTAGAGAACAAGGTTAAAATCAGCAAGCATTTGCTAAGCAGGTTACCCGAGATAACCGATGCAGAAAAGTATAGAAGGGTATTGACTTTCGTTCCTTCAATGAATGGAAGATATTATCACAAAGATGACGCAGGTCAATACTGGAATCTATCTTACTACATACCCGACAGTAATTCATTTGATACGGTAACGGAAAAAGAAGTAGCGTATGAAGGTGGTAAGCTGTTCGGTGATTTTGTCAATCAGACAAGTGATTTTAATCCGGCACATTTAGTTGAGGTTATACCTGGTTTTCATGATATGAACTTTAGATTGAAGCAATTTGAAAAAGCTAAGCAAAAAGCTTCTGAAGAGCGTTTGAAAAAGGCCAGAACATCAATTGAGCGTATCGAAGGGTTGAAAGAGGAAATGTTGATTTTGCAAAACCTAAAGGATAAAGGAAAAATACCAGTGCGTGTTACCCATAACGACACAAAAATTTCCAATGCACTTTTTGATGAAAAAAATAAAGGACTTTGCGTTATCGATACCGATACCGTAATGCCTGGTATTGTTCACAACGATTTTGGTGATGCCATTCGAACAATTTGCAATACAGCAGAGGAAGATGAGAAAGATTTAAGCTTGGTAAGCTTTAATGTGCCTTATTATAAGGCGTACTTCAAAGGTTTTCTTGAAGAACTTCGATTCTCCCTTAGTCCACTTGAGATAGAGCATCTACCGCTTGGGGCCAAAACGATTATTTATATTATGGCACTTCGTTTTCTAACGGATTATCTGAACGACGACGTGTACTACAAAACAAACTACGACGATCATAATCTGAATCGTTCTAAAAATCAGCTGAAACTCATCGATAGCTTTGAAGAGCAATATGACCAAATACTTGAAATAAGCAACGATATCATAAATCTGAAAGAGGCATGA
- a CDS encoding glucose/galactose transporter — protein sequence MNTTSPPTKRSDSKKISIAIIAGMFFILGFVTWVNGALIPFMKAINELSDQQSYLVASASYISFVVMALPASYILKRIGYCKGMSLGLLIMGLGALVFIPAAGARTYSYFLIGIFIQGAGMTLLQTAVNPYITILGPIESAAKRIAIMGISNKVAGALGSLIFGALLLSGIEATEQRLSVVSDEEKNLLLDQMADSVVLPYTIMGICLFIGAFFIRKAPLPELQVESTPEETTTVTKSSIFQYPHLFLGVITLFVYIGIEVIAGDSIIAYGLAMGFPASQAKYFASFTLLTMVACYGLGIFLVPKYVKQRNALVGSGVLGIVLSICIISTQGLTSILFVAALGMANAMVWPAIWPLALSDLGKHTKTGAALLVMGISGGAIIPPLYGKIVDVNKAELINQGVSASEAVGSAATSGYIILIPCYFIILFFAIWGYKFKSWSRKKY from the coding sequence ATGAATACCACCTCTCCGCCCACAAAAAGATCAGATTCTAAAAAAATCTCCATCGCCATTATTGCGGGTATGTTCTTTATTTTGGGTTTTGTTACCTGGGTAAACGGGGCACTTATTCCTTTCATGAAGGCTATTAACGAGTTAAGTGATCAACAATCCTATCTTGTGGCATCTGCTTCGTACATATCTTTTGTGGTCATGGCACTTCCCGCGTCATATATACTTAAGAGAATAGGGTACTGTAAAGGTATGTCGCTTGGCCTTTTGATCATGGGCTTGGGAGCTCTGGTTTTTATACCTGCAGCAGGGGCACGTACCTACAGCTATTTCTTGATAGGAATCTTCATACAAGGCGCAGGAATGACATTGCTGCAAACGGCGGTAAATCCATATATAACCATATTGGGGCCGATTGAAAGTGCTGCTAAACGCATAGCTATAATGGGTATTTCCAATAAAGTTGCCGGTGCTCTTGGGTCGCTGATTTTCGGAGCACTTTTACTTTCGGGTATCGAAGCGACAGAGCAAAGATTGAGTGTCGTTAGCGACGAAGAAAAAAACCTGCTGTTGGATCAAATGGCAGATAGTGTGGTTTTGCCCTATACTATTATGGGAATATGCCTGTTTATAGGTGCATTTTTTATACGGAAAGCTCCGCTTCCTGAGCTTCAGGTTGAAAGCACCCCAGAAGAAACAACAACAGTAACAAAAAGTTCAATATTTCAATACCCTCATTTATTCTTGGGAGTCATTACTCTGTTCGTCTACATAGGAATAGAGGTAATAGCCGGAGATAGTATTATAGCGTATGGCTTGGCTATGGGCTTTCCTGCAAGCCAGGCAAAATATTTTGCTTCGTTTACTCTGTTGACAATGGTGGCGTGTTATGGTTTGGGAATTTTCTTGGTACCAAAATATGTTAAGCAACGAAACGCATTGGTTGGCAGTGGGGTTTTAGGTATTGTCCTGAGCATTTGTATCATCTCTACCCAGGGTTTAACTTCTATATTGTTTGTAGCTGCTCTTGGAATGGCAAATGCAATGGTGTGGCCAGCAATTTGGCCGCTTGCTTTGAGTGATTTGGGCAAGCACACCAAAACCGGGGCGGCTTTGTTGGTCATGGGTATTTCCGGGGGGGCTATCATTCCGCCTCTCTATGGGAAAATTGTGGATGTGAACAAGGCAGAATTAATAAATCAAGGAGTATCAGCTTCGGAAGCAGTTGGAAGCGCGGCAACTTCTGGCTATATAATTTTGATTCCCTGTTACTTCATCATTTTGTTTTTCGCTATTTGGGGTTATAAGTTTAAAAGTTGGTCGAGAAAAAAATATTAA